One window of the Benincasa hispida cultivar B227 chromosome 3, ASM972705v1, whole genome shotgun sequence genome contains the following:
- the LOC120074342 gene encoding E3 ubiquitin-protein ligase AIRP2-like isoform X1 has translation MLILFAMLGDSQGCWFCQICQLNVQLSLSCRASEFPGEYDGPCLQMRMSYSPAAHLFLFLVQWTDCHLAGALGLLRILIYKVYVDGTTTMSTHERKASIREFYAVIYPSLLQLQKGVTDTEDKKQKAVCMERYRRRDDDECIQHSDADIEREEECGICMETTSKVVLPNCNHALCLKCYREWRTRSQSCPFCRDSLKRVNSGDLWVFTDNRDIVDMATVTRENLKRLFKYIDKLPAIVPDSLFDAYDTHLR, from the exons ATGCTAATACTCT TTGCTATGCTTGGAGATTCTCAAGGTTGCTGGTTTTGTCAGATATGTCAACTTAATGTTCAATTGTCCCTGAGTTGTAGGGCATCAGAGTTTCCCGGGGAATATGATGGCCCTTGCCTTCAGATGAGAATGTCATACAGTCCTGCTGCCCACTTATTCCTCTTCCTAGTGCAATGGACAGACTGCCATCTTGCAGGAGCCCTTGGACTGCTGAGGATTTTAATTTACAAG GTCTACGTGGATGGTACAACCACCATGTCCACCCACGAGAGAAAAGCAAGCATTAGGGAATTCTATG CTGTTATTTACCCCTCTCTATTGCAACTTCAGAAGGGTGTTACTGATACTGAAGATAAAAAGCAGAAAGCTGTATGCATGGAAAGGTACCGAAGAAGAGATGACGATGAATGTATACAGCATTCAGATGCTGACATTGAACGAGAAGAAGAATGTGGAATATGCATGGAGACCACTAGCAAGGTTGTATTGCCCAACTGCAACCATGCCTTGTGCTTGAAATGTTACCGTGAATG GCGAACACGTTCCCAATCGTGCCCGTTCTGTCGTGACAGTCTTAAGAGAGTAAATTCTGGTGATCTCTGGGTATTTACTGATAACAGGGACATTGTGGACATGGCGACGGTGACCCGAGAGAATCTCAAAAGGCTTTTCAAGTACATAGATAAATTGCCTGCAATTGTTCCAGACTCCCTTTTCGACGCCTATGATACGCACCTAAGATAA
- the LOC120074342 gene encoding E3 ubiquitin-protein ligase AIRP2-like isoform X2 produces MYVSSMRKSFKDSLKVLEADIQHANTLASEFPGEYDGPCLQMRMSYSPAAHLFLFLVQWTDCHLAGALGLLRILIYKVYVDGTTTMSTHERKASIREFYAVIYPSLLQLQKGVTDTEDKKQKAVCMERYRRRDDDECIQHSDADIEREEECGICMETTSKVVLPNCNHALCLKCYREWRTRSQSCPFCRDSLKRVNSGDLWVFTDNRDIVDMATVTRENLKRLFKYIDKLPAIVPDSLFDAYDTHLR; encoded by the exons ATGTATGTATCTTCCATGAGAAAGTCGTTCAAGGACTCTCTCAAAGTGCTTGAAGCTGATATTCAGCATGCTAATACTCT GGCATCAGAGTTTCCCGGGGAATATGATGGCCCTTGCCTTCAGATGAGAATGTCATACAGTCCTGCTGCCCACTTATTCCTCTTCCTAGTGCAATGGACAGACTGCCATCTTGCAGGAGCCCTTGGACTGCTGAGGATTTTAATTTACAAG GTCTACGTGGATGGTACAACCACCATGTCCACCCACGAGAGAAAAGCAAGCATTAGGGAATTCTATG CTGTTATTTACCCCTCTCTATTGCAACTTCAGAAGGGTGTTACTGATACTGAAGATAAAAAGCAGAAAGCTGTATGCATGGAAAGGTACCGAAGAAGAGATGACGATGAATGTATACAGCATTCAGATGCTGACATTGAACGAGAAGAAGAATGTGGAATATGCATGGAGACCACTAGCAAGGTTGTATTGCCCAACTGCAACCATGCCTTGTGCTTGAAATGTTACCGTGAATG GCGAACACGTTCCCAATCGTGCCCGTTCTGTCGTGACAGTCTTAAGAGAGTAAATTCTGGTGATCTCTGGGTATTTACTGATAACAGGGACATTGTGGACATGGCGACGGTGACCCGAGAGAATCTCAAAAGGCTTTTCAAGTACATAGATAAATTGCCTGCAATTGTTCCAGACTCCCTTTTCGACGCCTATGATACGCACCTAAGATAA